A stretch of Lactuca sativa cultivar Salinas chromosome 6, Lsat_Salinas_v11, whole genome shotgun sequence DNA encodes these proteins:
- the LOC111914204 gene encoding novel plant SNARE 13: MANPDLQMNVQMEQIHGEIRDNFRALATGFQKLDKIKDSSRQSKQLEDLTGKMRECKRLIKEFDREIKEEESKNPPEVSKKLNDEKQSMIKELNSYVALRKTYQSTLGNKRVELFDMGAGGSEPMADENAQVASEMSNQELVQAGMQTMNETDQAIERSKQVVQQTVEVGTQTAANLKGQTDQMGRIVNELDTIQFSIKKASQLVKEIGRQVATDKCIMLFLFLIVCGVIAIIVVKIVNPNNKDIKDIPGLAPPAPASRRLLYVRRFAEEDHF; this comes from the exons ATGGCGAATCCGGATTTGCAAATGAACGTTCAAATGGAGCAGATCCATGGAGAAATTCGTGACAATTTTCGAGCCCTCGC AACTGGGTTTCAGAAACTGGACAAGATTAAAGACTCCAGCAGACAAAGTAAACAATTGGAGGATCTTACAGGAAAGATGAGAGAGTGTAAAAG GTTGATCAAAGAGTTTGACCGTGAAATCAAAGAGGAGGAAAGTAAAAATCCTCCAGAAGTCAGCAAGAAACTCAATGACGAGAAGCAATCGATG ATCAAAGAGTTAAACTCATATGTGGCCTTGAGAAAGAC ATACCAAAGCACTCTtggaaataaaagggttgaactTTTTGACATGGGAGCAGGTGGTAGTGAGCCCATGGCTGATGAGAATGCTCAGGTGGCATCAG AAATGTCGAATCAAGAGCTTGTTCAAGCTGGCATGCAGACAATGAATGAGACTGATCAGGCCATCGAACGATCCAAACAGGTTGTTCAACAAACAGTTGAAGTGGGAACCCAAACTGCTGCTAATTTGAAAGGCCAA ACTGATCAAATGGGTCGAATCGTGAATGAACTTGACACGATTCAATTCTCAATTAAAAAGGCATCTCAGCTTGTGAAGGAGATAGGACGACAG GTGGCAACGGATAAATGCATCATGCTATTTCTATTTCTTATCGTGTGTGGGGTGATTGCTATTATTGTCGTGAAG ATTGTGAATCCCAACAACAAAGACATAAAAGATATACCGGGGTTGGCTCCTCCGGCTCCTGCTTCAAGGAGATTATTGTATGTAAGGAGGTTTGCAGAAGAAGACCATTTTTGA